One genomic region from Maridesulfovibrio ferrireducens encodes:
- a CDS encoding carbon-nitrogen hydrolase family protein, translating to MKTLIALFLSMLLPIVAFAGAPTPDCCTPDYNQTVLDGYRKLKVQSSVYQTLPPKGKGLRLGIYQAQADYGHGASLKNMNRLEKVAQMAKNQGVQLLAFPELYVTGYTLSPDEAKKVAEFSDGPSITRAKKIAAKLNMAMLVPYAEKVKTKNGFLYFDSIAVINEKGELATSYKKTHLYGQQERDNWSFGSEPPPVFKTFGFPVGVLNCYENEFPELSRILALNGAKLIVGPTAADCYYRLPNGKRSAVPYPDISTVMLPAYAYANNVFFAYANRAGYEKRGNDEWHYRGNSIIISPHGDVIIGAGHQQDTLLISDCIPEYYGMTHPAPKYNYLRDRRPDLYAPLTAPKANLPGGWTYPTFKDGKEIGREQ from the coding sequence ATGAAGACTCTTATCGCCTTATTCTTATCTATGCTGTTGCCGATCGTAGCGTTTGCCGGTGCCCCCACTCCTGACTGCTGCACCCCGGATTATAACCAGACCGTATTGGACGGCTATCGCAAGCTGAAAGTTCAGAGTTCGGTCTATCAAACCCTGCCGCCTAAAGGTAAAGGACTCCGACTGGGCATTTATCAAGCTCAAGCCGACTACGGCCACGGCGCAAGTCTCAAGAACATGAATCGCTTGGAAAAGGTTGCACAGATGGCTAAAAATCAAGGAGTTCAGCTTCTGGCTTTTCCGGAACTCTACGTGACCGGTTACACTCTGAGCCCTGATGAAGCAAAAAAGGTGGCAGAATTTTCTGACGGTCCCAGCATCACCCGAGCCAAAAAAATCGCCGCCAAGTTGAATATGGCGATGCTCGTCCCATACGCCGAGAAGGTCAAAACCAAAAACGGATTTCTATATTTCGATTCAATCGCCGTTATCAATGAAAAAGGCGAATTAGCGACCAGTTACAAAAAAACGCACCTATACGGACAGCAGGAACGTGATAACTGGTCCTTCGGCAGTGAACCTCCGCCAGTGTTCAAAACCTTCGGTTTTCCCGTAGGCGTCCTGAATTGCTATGAAAATGAATTCCCGGAACTCTCACGAATCCTTGCTCTCAATGGCGCCAAACTCATTGTCGGGCCTACTGCTGCGGATTGCTACTACAGACTGCCCAACGGCAAACGAAGTGCTGTCCCCTACCCCGACATTTCCACCGTGATGCTTCCCGCATATGCTTACGCAAACAACGTATTTTTCGCTTACGCCAATCGCGCTGGTTATGAAAAACGCGGAAATGATGAATGGCATTATCGCGGCAACAGCATCATCATCAGTCCCCACGGAGATGTGATCATCGGAGCGGGACACCAGCAGGACACCCTGTTGATATCGGATTGCATCCCGGAATACTACGGCATGACCCACCCCGCACCCAAGTATAATTACCTCAGGGACAGACGCCCGGATTTATACGCGCCGCTCACAGCCCCTAAAGCCAATCTGCCCGGGGGCTGGACATACCCCACATTTAAAGACGGAAAAGAAATCGGTCGCGAACAATAA
- a CDS encoding GNAT family N-acetyltransferase: protein MKYIIEEIQEVHDSDVCRIIKKVGAEYGAIGDGFGPSDPEVSSMSKYYKDENKSVYLVATIEGTVVGGSGIAPFNNSSDVCELRKLFLLPESRGLGLGKDLTLRCLSFARSKGYKQCYLDTLSCMKSAIVLYENLGFTHLKEPLDGTIHGGCDVWMLKEL, encoded by the coding sequence ATGAAATATATTATTGAAGAAATTCAAGAAGTTCATGATAGTGATGTTTGCCGAATCATCAAAAAAGTTGGTGCAGAGTATGGCGCCATTGGTGATGGTTTTGGTCCTTCAGATCCAGAAGTATCCTCAATGAGCAAGTATTATAAGGATGAGAACAAAAGTGTTTATTTAGTTGCGACCATTGAGGGAACTGTTGTGGGAGGCAGTGGAATTGCACCATTTAACAATAGTTCCGATGTGTGTGAATTACGCAAATTATTTTTACTGCCGGAAAGCCGCGGTTTAGGTCTTGGTAAAGATTTGACACTTCGGTGTTTAAGTTTTGCTCGTTCCAAAGGCTATAAGCAATGTTATTTAGACACACTTTCCTGTATGAAATCAGCAATAGTACTTTATGAAAACCTTGGTTTCACACACTTGAAGGAACCTCTTGATGGTACCATTCATGGAGGCTGTGATGTCTGGATGTTAAAAGAACTATGA